One region of Qipengyuania sp. SS22 genomic DNA includes:
- a CDS encoding Crp/Fnr family transcriptional regulator: MNGTTELLGTASFPLTGNFLAGRLRQNLSLDDLQYIEGLVEAVDEHDDGARLLARGVKTDRSMILIDGYIFRTIESEKKRYITGVHVPGDFVDLHAFALKRLDHNIDAAGKVKVGSVSHETLRKVMRDRPGVARAMWFATLLDAAIHRKWIQTLEQLDAPQRIAHLYAELHTRLELVGRGVTRALRTPFTQFDMADMCGVSAIHANRAVGKLRELGIAEIRRGDLYTNDWAALKRYAQFDPDYLYGDGPLKVKEDWD; encoded by the coding sequence ATGAACGGGACCACCGAACTCTTGGGAACGGCAAGTTTCCCGCTGACCGGCAACTTCCTCGCGGGTCGCCTGCGGCAGAATCTCAGTCTCGACGATCTGCAATATATCGAAGGGCTCGTGGAGGCGGTCGATGAGCACGATGACGGCGCGCGCCTGCTCGCTCGCGGCGTGAAGACCGACCGCAGCATGATCCTGATCGACGGCTATATCTTCCGCACGATCGAGAGCGAGAAGAAGCGCTATATCACCGGCGTCCATGTCCCGGGCGATTTCGTCGATCTGCATGCCTTCGCGCTCAAGCGGCTCGATCACAATATCGACGCGGCGGGCAAGGTAAAAGTCGGTTCGGTCAGCCACGAGACGCTGCGCAAGGTGATGCGCGACCGGCCGGGCGTGGCGCGCGCGATGTGGTTCGCCACGCTGCTCGACGCGGCGATACACCGCAAGTGGATCCAGACGCTCGAACAGCTCGATGCGCCGCAGCGGATCGCGCATCTCTATGCCGAATTACACACGCGGCTGGAGCTGGTCGGGCGCGGCGTAACGCGCGCGCTGCGGACGCCTTTCACCCAGTTCGACATGGCCGATATGTGCGGGGTGAGCGCGATCCACGCCAACCGCGCGGTGGGCAAGTTACGCGAGCTGGGTATCGCCGAAATCCGGCGCGGCGACCTGTACACCAATGATTGGGCCGCGCTGAAGCGCTATGCGCAGTTCGACCCCGACTACCTCTATGGCGACGGGCCGCTGAAGGTGAAGGAAGACTGGGACTAG
- a CDS encoding urea carboxylase-associated family protein, producing the protein MNRIEPRSGVAFELPKGAQLTVCDPEGSQVSDLLAYNAQDVREVISNGRTFDYEETIRLGRGHRLWSNRSNPMLSITSDTVKRHDFLLTPCSEDTFKHFYPDKPLHRGCFGNLVEALEPYGIGPDDIPTAFNLFMNVPVDGDSGVLTVKPPLSEPGDTIVMRAEMDLIIGLTACSAYDSNGGSFRPIDYQVSTSG; encoded by the coding sequence ATGAACCGCATAGAACCACGCAGCGGCGTGGCGTTCGAACTGCCCAAAGGCGCGCAGCTCACCGTCTGCGATCCCGAAGGCAGCCAGGTATCCGACCTGCTGGCCTATAATGCGCAGGATGTCCGCGAAGTCATCTCCAACGGGCGCACCTTCGATTACGAAGAGACGATCCGGCTGGGCCGCGGGCACCGCCTGTGGTCGAACCGGTCGAACCCGATGCTGTCGATCACGTCGGACACGGTCAAACGGCACGATTTCCTGCTGACGCCGTGTTCGGAAGACACCTTCAAGCACTTCTATCCCGACAAGCCGCTCCATCGCGGCTGCTTCGGCAATCTGGTCGAGGCGCTGGAGCCGTATGGCATCGGGCCGGACGATATTCCGACCGCGTTCAACCTGTTCATGAATGTCCCCGTCGATGGCGACAGCGGTGTCCTGACGGTCAAGCCGCCGCTGAGCGAGCCGGGCGATACGATCGTAATGCGGGCCGAGATGGATTTGATCATCGGCCTGACCGCCTGTTCGGCCTACGATTCCAACGGCGGGTCGTTCAGGCCGATCGACTATCAGGTGAGCACGAGTGGCTGA
- a CDS encoding DUF421 domain-containing protein, producing MAEALNLWSGWARMLEIAGNAFLFYVLIIIMVRVVGKRTTSELNNFDWIINVAVGSLAASGILLRNVATLDAVTAIIVLAACQYLTTKMVQKSGTAADVVKAEPTLLTHKGDYLRDAMERTRISEEEIKTALRQSGITANADANWVVLETNGELSVIPRQDVRWGEADALSGVHCPDDLED from the coding sequence GTGGCTGAGGCGCTGAACCTCTGGTCCGGCTGGGCCAGAATGCTCGAAATCGCCGGCAATGCCTTTCTCTTCTATGTCCTGATCATCATCATGGTTCGCGTGGTCGGCAAACGCACGACCAGCGAACTCAACAATTTCGACTGGATCATCAATGTCGCGGTCGGCAGCTTGGCGGCCAGCGGTATCCTGCTGCGCAATGTCGCCACGCTCGATGCGGTCACCGCGATCATCGTGCTGGCCGCCTGCCAGTATCTGACCACAAAAATGGTCCAGAAGAGCGGGACCGCCGCCGATGTGGTCAAGGCGGAGCCGACCCTGTTGACGCATAAGGGCGACTATCTGCGTGACGCGATGGAACGTACGCGGATTTCGGAGGAAGAGATCAAGACCGCGCTGCGGCAAAGCGGTATCACGGCCAATGCCGATGCCAATTGGGTAGTGCTGGAAACCAATGGCGAGCTGTCGGTGATCCCGCGCCAGGACGTTCGCTGGGGCGAGGCCGACGCGCTGTCGGGTGTTCACTGCCCGGACGATCTCGAAGACTAG